The stretch of DNA TTAAGTGTTTTCCGTGAATTTGGAGGTCTATTCTTGAAACCTTTAGGACTTTATCCTAAATATCCCTTCATAAATCCAATAAACCTTCAATTTACTAAATTCCCAGAAGAATTAAAATGGATGTTCTGGTACTTAACACATTTGTTCCATATAGGGATAATATTTCCTATCCAAGACCTTCAACATTTCTTGACAGAGGCCATCCATGATGAAATCAGTCCAAAATTAAAAAACCTTGTTACCTTTTTCAAGTGGTTCTATCCTTTAGAACAATGGGCTGACATGATAATGTTTGAATTTCTCAAGAACACCAGAGCCCAATGGATCATGATCATTTTTTACAAGCCATAATACTTCATGCAAAATGTCCCGGCAACCCAACTAGGAGTTTTTCCTAGTGCATGGATCCATAAGGTCTTTTATGAAGAGTTAAATCAATATGATCTTAAGACTTTACAAAAGTATTTGTGTCAGGTTAATAGAACCATCCCTTCTGAAATTTGGCCTTTACAAGACACATCTGCACCATGGGACATTCACAATAATCCACCGACACCTTACCAAGAATAATTGATGAAAGTTTTGGTGGAATACCAGACAAACATCCTAGATCCTAAAGAATGGTCTCAAGAGTATCCAATGTATTATAGCCAAGCGATTTGAGACATGCCAGCATGGATGAATAAGCATGAAGACACGTCTCTTTGGAAAGACATTCATGAAGTGACACCACCAGATGATTTGGAAGAGAGAATTGAACAGCTGGAACTGAAATGCTACAGagcaaaagaggaaaagaaacaaagaattGAAGAGTTAAATCTGACCTCTGATGCCAGTACAGATTATGACACTGATTAAAGAAGCATAAAGTAGTCTGTTTTATATGAATAATTGTCTTTCACTTTGCAAAAGCAGATTCCCTCTTATCTGCTCGTTTAGCTTTTATCCCCTATAATAAGGGACTTAAGTTCTCAGTTGTAAAaacaattttggcaaaaaaaaaatattagtgtGTTTTGAAAATCATGTCTTTCTAAACCTCTCTATTCCTCTTCCTCTCTGATAAGGGAATATCAATGAAAGAAAATCTCCTGTGAGTTTAGAAGTATACTCTGTGCTTGCCATTTAATGGATCCTGCACATCAGAAACTAAGCTTAGACAGGGATGCTAAATCCAGGTGAGTTTGGAGAAGTATTCTGGGTTAATAGTATTAACAGCTAAAAGGCAGTGCCTGTTGAACGGCCAAAAGAGGAAAATGGCCTAAGTTTTGGCATAGCATACCTGCtgttaagatccattaattttggATATTCTGTCCTCAAGCTCCCCTGCatatttggtatcagagccattaACTCATAGATTTTCTTTCATTTGAAAAGCTCAAACTCAGAAGGAAGGgaaatgtgataaaaaaaattgtttcctAGTAGCGTAGCTTAGCAAAATTTTCTCCAAGATTTGGGCGATTATGCTTCTTGTTTTTGATAGTGTCAGTTTGCCTTTACTCTTTTGGATAATTGGGCAGTAGTGTGTGTTTAGTGTGTCCCTGTTGGTGTGGTTGTTCCTATCGGATAAGGGATGGTCTTTTTGTTGATGTACGGTGCCTGCAGCTTGATGTGAGGGAGGCTTCGTCATAGTCAAGTTATGGGGATTCGGGTTTCAAGAAAGCTGTGACTATTGTGTATTCGGTGATTTCTATATCTACTTAAgttctttttacattttttattattacttttgaAGGCTAGtaccttttttttgtttctttttcgaaCTGTTTGTTTTCTAGTAGCATGCATGGGGTTTCTAATGTGGGCTCTTTGGCGTTACTGGCCAAAAAACTGGATGACTTTTTCATGATCTTCGTTGCATGAAAATAGGTTTTCTTGAGTCTTCTTTACTATTTTCTGCATTTATTACATATTCTATGCATGCATGGTTATTTCTTGGGTCAAAGTACGTTAATCATGTTATTCTGGGTTCTTTATCTTATGCTCATTAGGATCGTTTCTACTCGTTGAGGAAGATTAGTAACCCTATTAGACTGTTTAGGCTggtttgtttttaatgattttacgtGATTTAATATTCTTTTGAGCTATATCCACCTATTTCTGTTAGGTTggtttttctttgttcttgaacCAGTTTACTGGTTGTATTAGTGCATAGTTTTGCCAGAGCACTTTAACCAGTGGAATCGACTTATTTTTTAGTACCTTAACCTCACGGTCCAAAATCTGTACTGGTTCTTCCTCGaaagtcagatctggcctaacttTGATTTCCTCAACTAGTACTATATATATTGGATCAGAGCGGTAACGCCTCAGCATAGAGACATTGAACACCTCGCGAATCCGATTTAATTCTGAAGGCAACTCAAGTTGATATACGACTGGTCCCATACGCTTCAGTACACGATAaagcccaatgaacctagggctaagCTTACCCTTTAGTCCAAACCTCagtatctttttccatggtgaaacCTTGAGAAATACATAATCCCCCACATAAAACTCAATCTCTTAGCACTTAagatccgcatatgacttttgcctatcagatgttccttcaaccggtctctaatcagTTTTACATTCTCTTCGGTATCAAAAACCAACTCTGGCCCCAAAACTcgccgctcacccaactcagtccaacaggtaggagtacgacacctacgaccatataatgcttcgtacggtgccatttgaatacttgactgatagctattattatacgcaaactctgctAGCGGCAAATAATCTTCCTAGTTGCCTCGAAAATCCACTACACAACACCTTAAAATatcctccagtatttgaatcaccctttcagattgaccatctgtttggggatgaaacgcagtactaaagtccagtctcgtgtaacttcttccaaaatcgaaacgtaaatcgaggatctctatctgatataatagaaaatggtaccccatgcagtcttacaatctcagccacatacaGTTTAGCTAACTTCCGTAAGGAGTAATCAGTACGGACAGGTATAAAATGGGCAGATTTAATAAATCGATACATAATAACCcataccgaatccttcttagtagacgtcaagggtagcccacccacaaaatccatggttactctctctcacttccaaagtggaattttaactggctggagtaaccctgaaggtaattaatgttcagccttcacttgctgacaagttaaACACTTACCCACAAAATTAGTTACTTCACGTTTCAGTCTAGACCATCAATAAAACTCACGAATATCTCGATACATTTTATTTTCGCCTGGATGCATAGCATACAAACTAATATGTGCCTCTCACAGAATAGACTACCTCAAATCATTATCCCTCGGTATACAGACTCTTCCACAGAAACACAGTACTCCttcattatttaacccaaaatctaaAGTTTCCCCATTCTCAACCTGACGGAAACAAGGAACCAATGACTCATCCAACAATTGTTGACCTTTAATTTGTTTAGTCCACATTGGTCTAACTTGTAGCTCAGctaacaaactaccatcatcaagcaagctgagacgagcaaacatcgctctcAATTCAAACACAACCCTACGGCTCAatgcatcagctaccacattagctttaccaggatggtattcaatcgagcAATCATAGTCTTTAATCAACTCTATCTAtcttcgctgcctaagattcaactccttctgaatGAAgaggtacttaagactcttgtgaccTGTGTAGATAGTACATTTCTCACCGTAGAGATAGTGCCTCTAAATTTTTAATGTCAATACCACCGCagctaactccaagtcatgagtaaGGTAATTCGCCTCGTGAGGCTTCAGCTGtcgagatgcataagcaaccaccttaccctcctacaTCAGCATACaacccaaaccaacatgtgatgtaTCACTGTAAAAAGTGAATTCCTTCCCAGAATCTAGCTGTATTAagataggggcctcagtcagaacttttttcaatttctcaaaactttcttgctgcTTCTCAGTCCAGTTAAACAGTACCCCTTTACgtaacaacttagtcagaggtgtagCAATTAAGGAAAACCCCTCCATAAAATGTTTGTAATAACCTGCCAGACCCAGAAAGTTTCGAATTTCAGATACGAtcttaggtggtttccaatccAGTGCAGTTTCAATTTTCGAAGATTAACCCTAATCTCCTTGGTAGACACCATCGTGACGGGAACAGAACAACAGGAAAAACCCGACCGATCTGCCCAAGGCTTTCGGGCTCCTCTCGATCTTATTCGTAGTTgggaactcacatttgctgaacttagcatacagttgtttctctctTAGAATTTGTAGGACAATTCGGAGATATGCATCATGTTCCTCCTCAGTTCttgaatacaccaaaatatcatctatgaagacTACCACGAACCGATttaagtaaggttggaatactcagttcattaggtccatgaaggcagctggtgcattcgtcaacccaaacagcatcactaggaacttgtaataaccataacgagtcctaaatgcagtcttataAATATTAGCCTCCTTAACTCTTAACAGATGATGACAAAATAAAGATCTATCTTGGAGAAAACCAAAGCTCCTtgtaactgatcaaataaatcgtctattcttggcaaaggatacttattcttaacagtcagtttattcaattACCGATAGCCGATATACATGCGCATGGTCTTATCCtttttctttacgaacaacactggtgctcccacagagacacactaggtcgaATAAATCCTCGATCTAACAGTTCTTAtatttgagcttttaattccacCAACTCCTTCAGTGTCATCCTATAAGGGGCAATAGACATTAGAGCTATTCTTGACAAAAGCTCAATTCTAAATTCAACTTCGTGATTCGAAGGCAACACAGGGAGCTCATCAGGAAAAACATCGAAAAACTCCTTAACAGTTCTAACATCTCCAACAGAAGGACCTTCAGCTTCAGATATATTAATATAAGCTAgaaacgcctcacaacccttacgaaccagtTTTTCGGCCCTTAAaacagagatcacattagacagaAAGTCATTTCGCTCCCCAATTACAACCACCTCATCATCCTCAATGGTCTTCAATACCATGCGCTTAGCAACACAGTCCAACCTAGCTTGGTGTTtcactagccaatccatgcctAAAATAAGGTAAAATTCACCAAACGGCAGTTCCATCAATTCCGCTAGAAAAATTACTCCTTAAACCTCAAGGGGCACATCTCTGAATAACTTATTTATCCTTATTGACTATCCTAGTGGACTTATCACAATTATCCCACTAACAATATTTTCAAACTGAATACCCAAAGTTCCCGACACAGTGCATGCAACGTACGAATGTGTagacctaatatcaattaacgcAGTGTAGGGTACATTACGAATTAAAAATGTACCGGTTATGACGTCAGGAGCGTCACCATCCTCTCGGCGATGGAtagcatataccaaagctggttGTCTCGTTACAGCGTTACCAGTACCTCTGCCTAGGGCTCCACGACCTCGTCCTATACCGTTTCAACCTCTAACCTGCCCACAACCTCTCGGTGGCTGTTGACCACCTCTCACTGGTTGAACAAGATTCGGTCCTGCAGCTTGTATATGAACTTGCCTCTGAGGACAATCTTTAACCTGATGATCCAtggacccacatctaaagcatgctcTAGTCCTCTTCCAGCACTCACCCTGGTGAGATCTCTCACAATCAGCACAAGGCTAGGGCCTAACAATAGCAACAAGAACTTTAGTCCGAAACGGCCCATCAAACTTGGCCTTCTTAACAGACCTCCCAGAAGAACTTGAGGGCCCAAAATCCCTCTTATTTTTGCCCTTATCTTTCTTACGATTCTGGCGCTCCGAGCACTTCACTTCCTCAACAATCTTTGCCTTTTCTATAAGAGCAGCAAAATATCGCTCCTTCTGCAGAGCTATCAATACCCTTAATTCGTCTCGAAGATCATCCTCAAAATGAACACAACGTTCATACTCAGTTGCTACTATCCCTCGGGCATACCGACTCAATCGCAAGAATTCTACCTTATATTCTGTCACTGTCTTACTTCCTTGGGTCAGGTTCAAAAATTCCTTTTGGCGGGTGTCCACATAACTTACTCCCACGTACTTTCCTTGAAATGCCACATTAAAGAAATCCCATATCACACGATCGGTCTTCCACGTACTTTCCTTGAAATGTCGTTATTGGTAGGCCTCATCTCGCAGTAAGGACACTGCCCCCTTTAATTTTTGCTCCACGGTACAATCAATGTCGTCCATTATTCATTCGGTTGCCTCTAACCAGTAGTCCACCACATTTAGGGCTACTCCAGCAATACCTTTAAAGAGTTCCGTTCCATTAGACTGGAGTCGTTCTAAAATTGACCCTCGGCCCACTATTCCAGTACTAGCTCCAACAACCCTTTCTAGAATGCGGAGCATCACTTAGGATAGAGCATCATCCCCAGCTGCTCGATCAAAAGACCCCATCCCAATTACTGGTGAGGCTGGTGTTTCCTCAGCAACCATATGGCCCGATGCCCATGATCTGGCCTGAGCACTTTCTCGGCCTTTACCACGGCCACGTGTACCCCTTTCGCGAGTACCTATTGTGCTCATTTCGATATGCGCTCTATTTGATTAAAAAGTCTTATGTATCAGcttataatttcaataattattagcaAATGTATTATGAAAAATAGTTATTAGGGGTTTGTTTCTGCGGATTGAGGTTTCACTACAGTTTACAGTCTCCTATAGTTTCAGTTTCACTCTAACTTAAGAGTTTCAGTACGGTCCTACTATTTATAGTAAACCCTCAATATTTTTCAGTTTAAGCAGTTTACAATACATAGAAACTTACAAATTCGgtgctggagactcggtgtgccataCTTGCAACcttcataaataattcaaaactatttttcaaaaattccacaTATTTTCAAACtcattccacagtcgagttttgtaacctggttctgataccactaaatgtaatacctcaAACCTGGTCAAGACGTTACGATCGAATCTGACATGTCACATAGAAGTGTTTTACGAAACCAAAGTTTGATGGGGAAATTCGTTCAATAAAAATCCATTTATTTCTTACTTCTTAGCACCATttggtaagtttaaaaaaaacatcACACGGTAAAACAGTTTGTTATTGCAGGTTTAAAATTCGTGGAAGCTATTCCATATACAGATATCTTGTGGTTGAAAAAAAATACGTGTTTGCCTTGAAAAACTATTTTTTGTTGTGAAATCTTATTTGTATCAATTAAACAGTTCAAAATAAGCAATTATAACCCAATTAACCGAAAATTAAAATGCCAaaagccttattacataaaaatcacccaaagtaaaaatttaaataactgGTCTAGAATAAAATATTAGCGAATGTGTGGCCACCTGCGAGTCCCACGTGTCTCCAAATCATctaaggttggggattacctgcatggtcAAAAGAAAAGGATGAGTTACAagaacttagtgtgtaatcccttaacacGCAGTaacagtctaggcctgagccctattcagtattaGTACAGTGTGGGACTTAGCCCAATATAGAAACAGTGTGGGTCTAAGCTTGATACAGTATCAGTATGATGCAAGTATGTGAACCCACCCCAATCCAGCCAGCACACTACCCataccaacccaacacaccatgtggggactaAGTCGACCCACCCAGGCCACACACCAATATTGCAGCATAGCTTCCAGTAATAATAATACAGCAGAGCTGCTAGTACAGTAtctgtggcaaagccaccagtaacaataattgtggcagagccaccagaaacagTACTTCCTCCACAATAAAATCCCAAcaccatgcagtatgtcatgtcataaattatTCGTGTATGCAGAATTTCTTACTCAGTAACCATCATATCTATATATCATAGAACCCTAGCAGTCATTTTACCCTAACGGAAGTATtatggtaattttacccatcgagggtattttggtaattttacctattaagggtatttcagtaattttaacGACCTTTTTGAAGGTCTACAGTTGCCTAGAGTAACATAGATGATTCATTTGGTCGAAGCCACGTAATTGGGTTCAAAGCCCACTATTCGATCCAATtgggccacacgctcgtgtggcccgttTGGCCCAAATTCAATCTCGATTATGTGACCTACGTAGCCCAATACATTTTTTGCTACTTTTCATAACTTTtatctgtgtggggcccacgagcccattaggcccacacggcctattttGGCCCAACAAGGCTCATAACGGCCCAAGTGTACGAGAACACTCGCAGTGGTTTCTCCATACAAGCGATCGCACGCTCGTAAGTCCTCAGATGCCGAAGTTTCGactttcagcttttgccgattctTAGCGGAGATAATGTGGTTACGCACCTATTGCGAAAATATGCTAAGATCCACGAGAACTCCAAACCTAAACAACCAAGATACACCATCAGTCATTTAATCAATAGGATTTAGATAACTCCTTTCAATACTACTATCCAAAATGATTTAATACTTGCCTTGATCGACAAATGTGGCTTAGCCCACTTAGATCGCTGGTTAGGATTGATTACCCGTTGCTTGCCGACTATCTGCGTTACAAGTGCAATCTTATTAGACACGATTGTCTAAACCCAAAGGTTGATCATACACACAAAACTCCTAGGTAAAAAAAAGTAGCATTCGGCCACAAAGTATACAACGAACACACTCTAGattgagcacaataatagcaACAGGGTTACCTTCAGATGAAAAACAATAGAAACGTTTAGAAATGCTTCAGTATTTATTGAGTACTCCTTCACTCCTTACGGAATTCTAGAACCCGAAGAATACAATCGGTAACAAGAGAGTCAAGAGGAGAAATAAGTATTTGGCTTTTAGAAAGGTCTAAAGGAACCAAGTTTGAGTGAAAAGAGTGAACACAACCACTTACCGACTTATTAGAATCTTTGCAAAAGATCGACGCAAAGATGGCTTAACAGTAGTGATATTCGACTAGCCTAGAATAGGAGATGAACAGAAGAcaaaagagagagaaaggaaaggtTCAACCtttagagaaaaagaaagaagggtgGAGGCTTCGGCAGATGTTGGTACAAAAGTGAAATAAGGAAATGGTCAATTGCAAGcaatgagaaagaaaataaaaaatgcacAAGTGGTCAGTTAATATTTCGACACTTAAgagaaaagaagatagaacacACCACTACTACAGGGCCACAAGCTTTCTTATGTCTTTTTTCCTCTACAATTATTCTTAAGGCCTTCAGGTCAAAATCAAGGTTCACTTAagagaaaaaccaaaattttgctaGAGCCTAAATTTAATCCCAAGACTTTTCACACattcccaaacacacccaaatcactcaACCACAGAAGCAAACACATAATTGTGTCAAACATCAAAAATTTAAAGACCCtatatttttagggcgttacagtgCCCCATTTTAGCCGTTCATCATAAGGTTTTGTCTTTTGTTTTCAAAACAAAATCATTTGAgaaattagtttaaatattattatataatttataaaattattatttactctcttttttttttgctttttatatttttatgaactttctaatttttttttgttgtagtGTGAATTGAGAATCAATATCAATAGTCTAATCAGGTGTTCTATTATTTTTATGCTACTATATGCATTGATTttgtatgaataattttatttttctagaaaataGGCTATTgggaatttcatgaaataaaaataattataaagaaaATTAATGGGATCTAAAATAGCCTAAATTTATTCGTAATAATTGTTAGAGTTTTTACCGAAacttaaattatacatattcaAATTTTGTTATCTCTATTCTCCTTCAcatgattatattatatttataaaataaattaatatttattaataatataaaatataacaatataaattaaaataaaaatttatcttttGTATTTTATAGTGAGAGAAGgtaaattaaaaatgtaaaattttaagaaaatttaaaaataagctGAATTTGGAAtagctttaaattttaaaattcttcattatttactaaaacaaataaatttattttaaaatgtataatatattgacaaaaataaaaactcttttatctttttcaaaacaaaagaaaaaaacactTTTCAGGAAAGTTATCTAAAGCAGATGAAGGCATTCACGGAAGCGCAAAGGAATAGACCTTTTGTTTGTGCCTCGCAGatttttgtttccatttttgCTACCAGTTACCAATAAACAccaattaaaaaccataaaagcACAATCATCTAGGCTACCTTCAAAAATCTCTCCAACCCACTACCTTGATTCATTTCATCAGCAgcgttatatatatatatataggtaacgaaccttttttgttgttttgtaGCTTTGGATTTACTTTCTGGGTTCTGTTTGATTTTGTTGTTTCTTGATGTTTTCTGGGTGATCAGCAGTTGTGTATTGAGAATGGAGAATCTAGCAAAGAACGTGTTGATCACTTCAGATGGAGATGAAATTTCAGTGAACATTGCTTTGCATTTAGCCAAACGTGGTTGCAGGTTATAAGTTTCCTAGTTTAGATGAGTTGATGTTTTGCATATACTTGGGGTTCTTTCATTTATGATCAAAATAGAACATTTTCCAATTCTTGATTTACTGTTGTTTCTTGATTCAATCCAATATCCATGTGATTAGGTATACAGTTGGTTTTGATTGTTCATGAAATGAAGCAAAAGTTGGTTTTGATTAGGTTGGTATTAATGGGGAATGAGTGCTCCTTGAGGAGTGCCAAACAGAAAATAATGGATTCAATTATGAATGTGGTGGTCCCAGAGCCAGTAGCGGTGGTTGGCTTGGACATGGATGATGAAAGAGAAGGAGCTTTTAATGATGCAGTGGATAAAGCATGGAGAGCTTTTGGACACTTGGATGCTCTTGTCAATTGTCATGCTTACGAAGGTGGGTATCTATTTCTATTTGGATTTGCTATCAATATCATCTCTGCTGATATTTTTTGCAATTCATAGTTGACGTGGcatataaaatgttcatattTATATTATCCTGACGCTTTGAGTTTTCAACAGTGAACCACCACGCTAAAATTACTATACCGGTCcctatatttttctttaaatttcattttagccTCTTTACCAAAAATTATGCAAAATGATCATTATACCTTAAATGAAGCAGCGAAATAGTTCATCTGTTAAACTGTctactaatttttatttatgtttaactttttaaatgtgtttgatttttttaaaagaattttttttttgcatttctaatttttctaaaagtagaatattttataaaaattgaaaataaaaacatgtactcttttaaaattttagaattttttattttttattttttaaaattttaaaatttagaattttttttataattttggaatTATGCTTTTTATTTgtggtttttaaatttttttttatgattttttagaatttttggtcgtgtaagtaaaaaataaaaggtaGATGGTTAAAATAGAAGAGTAGTgctaaaatgaataaatgtgtaaagctgacaattaaatttgttattatgtctTATATATAAAGTGCCAACATAAGTATTTAACAACGCAATTTTAATGGAGAGGCTATTTTGTTCATTTATGATCAATTTGTTCTTTTTTAGTagaggggtcaaaatgcaaaccAAAGTATAGTATAGGATTCGCTATGatacttttacaaaaaaaaaatggtataAAAATTGGGTAAATGACACTAGTAGTCAcccaattattaataaatttcttttttggtcacccaactatgaaacatttagtaaatttcttttttagtcaccaactatgaaaagttacaaaatggtcacccaactattcaattttatcttttttggtcaCTAGCTGGCTAACAATGacagcttttaaaattgacatgtaGAAGATTTAACCCTCGACATTTatacattatgtcaatttagtcttgattctaaaaaatctaaCCCTCAACATTAACACATTGTCTAATTTGGTCCCTTTTTTTTATAGTTTGGCTTTTCTTTGTGATCCTTcacctaaaaagttaaaaaaattatcaactaaatttgattgaaaatatacaataaaataaaaacactaaaaaatccgagataataattttcatcttttcttattcttttaaaattgacCCTTAATGttctaaagaaaaacaaaattggaaaaaaaaaggctaaattacacaatgtataaatattgagggttaaatttttttagaatcaagactatattgacataatttataaatgttgagggttaaagttgttattatgccaCTTC from Gossypium hirsutum isolate 1008001.06 chromosome D04, Gossypium_hirsutum_v2.1, whole genome shotgun sequence encodes:
- the LOC121216089 gene encoding uncharacterized protein, whose translation is MLRILERVVGASTGIVGRGSILERLQSNGTELFKGKYVGVSYVDTRQKEFLNLTQGSKTVTEYKVEFLRLSRYARGIVATEYERCVHFEDDLRDELRVLIALQKERYFAALIEKAKIVEEVKCSERQNRKKDKGKNKRDFGPSSSSGRSVKKAKFDGPFRTKVLVAIVKDCPQRQVHIQAAGPNLVQPVRGGQQPPRGCGQVRGMDWLVKHQARLDCVAKRMVLKTIEDDEVVVIGERNDFLSNVISVLRAEKLVRKGCEAFLAYINISEAEGPSVGDVRTVKEFFDVFPDELPVLPSNHEVEFRIELLSRIALMSIAPYRMTLKELVELKAQI